The Lentisphaera araneosa HTCC2155 genome has a window encoding:
- a CDS encoding helix-turn-helix domain-containing protein, giving the protein MSTEDDNLFEQELPLYNETPKPLILKKAEDISSSPTEVTSDTQDSAEKTLKIKSTACRENTADLNSRSSQAPQSSGLKIKTSNSHETPPSLLIKKANSETNPESSEEISDPTYEDATAPIEEVENFDQETNPTTLHQEREQQQTPPINSMDGELFSGTKAKPNELEAPHNSDSIKNLEDNDPVPEPSEHSPRTIILRNKPLPGDEGKLSLTSVEITEESQSSRSFNTAPPPHIQELEEYEEVLNTAAQESVFELSGNELEADGESDEDKTSNHQDELFDKIHSEEDEPRRIKNSPTIYEMEDDSSIGSMLMSARQKASYTIKELARRTNIKEAYIIALEEENRSSLPDPIYTKSYIKNLCHELNIEYPKALKLYADLCGEEFDTQYNIAQKGPDKFASKPANSTLQKWSAIFVIVLILGLIAIGFTAKHFYSPVPVFKAEEQVNLNNFHQEVSIPIPRLKVPNK; this is encoded by the coding sequence ATGAGTACCGAAGATGACAACTTATTTGAACAGGAACTCCCACTCTACAACGAGACTCCAAAACCACTGATTTTAAAGAAAGCCGAAGACATATCGTCCTCGCCTACTGAGGTGACATCAGACACGCAAGATTCAGCTGAAAAAACACTAAAGATCAAAAGCACTGCATGCAGAGAAAATACCGCTGACTTAAATTCACGCTCTAGTCAAGCACCGCAATCGTCAGGGCTAAAAATCAAAACTTCTAATAGCCACGAAACCCCTCCTTCTTTGCTCATCAAGAAAGCTAATTCGGAAACCAATCCTGAATCTAGTGAAGAAATAAGCGACCCCACATACGAAGACGCTACTGCGCCTATTGAAGAAGTAGAAAATTTTGACCAAGAAACAAATCCAACGACACTTCATCAAGAGCGCGAGCAGCAACAAACTCCTCCCATCAACAGCATGGACGGAGAGCTTTTCAGTGGCACCAAGGCTAAACCAAATGAACTAGAAGCCCCACACAACTCTGATTCAATAAAAAATTTAGAAGATAATGACCCTGTTCCCGAGCCTAGTGAACACTCTCCTAGAACAATAATTCTTCGTAACAAACCTCTTCCAGGTGATGAAGGCAAGCTTTCTTTAACATCAGTCGAAATCACTGAAGAATCTCAAAGCTCACGCTCTTTTAACACGGCCCCTCCTCCCCATATACAAGAACTCGAGGAATATGAAGAAGTACTCAATACCGCAGCTCAAGAAAGTGTATTTGAACTAAGCGGCAATGAACTAGAGGCCGATGGCGAAAGCGACGAAGACAAGACAAGCAATCACCAAGACGAACTCTTTGATAAAATCCATTCAGAGGAAGACGAACCTCGTCGCATCAAAAACTCGCCAACTATTTACGAAATGGAAGACGATTCCAGCATCGGCTCTATGCTTATGAGCGCTCGCCAAAAAGCGAGCTACACTATCAAAGAATTAGCCAGACGCACCAATATAAAAGAAGCTTATATCATTGCTCTTGAAGAAGAGAACCGATCAAGCCTACCCGACCCCATTTATACCAAAAGCTATATTAAAAACCTGTGTCATGAATTAAATATAGAGTACCCTAAAGCTCTTAAGCTCTATGCTGATTTATGTGGCGAAGAATTTGATACGCAATATAATATAGCCCAAAAAGGCCCCGATAAATTTGCTAGTAAACCCGCTAACTCCACACTTCAAAAATGGAGTGCCATCTTTGTCATAGTCCTTATCCTAGGCCTGATTGCTATAGGTTTTACAGCCAAACATTTCTACTCTCCTGTTCCTGTATTCAAAGCAGAAGAGCAAGTTAATTTAAATAACTTCCACCAAGAAGTTTCCATCCCTATACCTAGATTAAAAGTACCCAATAAATAG